TAGTCGGGCTGATAATTGCAGTAATGTTCAATTATTCTAAGATAGCTAAGCATACAATACCAGTTTATGCGTTATCTGTGCTGTTATTAATAACGGTTCTTCTTATAGGCGAAGGCGTAGGTGGGGCAAAAAGGTGGATTTCTCTTGGTATAGTAAGTTTTCAGCCGTCGGAATTATTTAAAATTACATCTATCTTAATGATAGCGTATTATTTGGATAAGGTGGGTAAGAGAGTAAGTAATTCTAAAATATTAAGTTACGTTTTTTTAATTGTGGTTTTACCAGTTTTACTTATTATTATTCAACCGGATCTTGGCACTGCTCTCTCTCTAATTTTTGTGATCTTTACTGTTGTATTTGTCTCAGGAGGAAGCATTCGGAATATGTTGATTGTAATTGGAATAAGTCTTGCTAGTTGTCCGTTTTTATGGGGATTTTTAAGAACGTATCAGAAGAAAAGACTGCTGGTTTTCATGAATCCAGATGTAGATCCTTTAGGTGCTGGTTATGCTATAATTCAATCAAAGATAGCTGTTGGAGCCGGTGGATTATTTGGATATGGATGGAAAAGAGGTTACCAGACGCACCTTAACTTTATACCGGAACATCACACGGATTTTATCTTCTCAACAATAGCCGAGGAATGGGGATTTATAGGATCATGCGTATTGTTGTTACTTTATGCTGTTCTCCTTTGGCGTATGTTTAGTATAGCAAGCTTGGTAAGAGATAAATTGGGCTTACTTATAATTGTTGGGGTAATTTCTCTTTTTGGGGTACAGGTTTTTATCAACATAGGAATGGCAATAGGGATAATGCCCATTACAGGCCTTACACTGCCGTTTTTGAGTTATGGAGGCTCATCCTTAATTGTAAATATGTGTTTAATAGGGTTAGTGCTTAATATAG
The DNA window shown above is from bacterium and carries:
- the rodA gene encoding rod shape-determining protein RodA, coding for MIDRRLLENFDFILFFTTIVLCLVGIIFIKSATSTLEIDYAKRQLLYFSIGLVGLIIAVMFNYSKIAKHTIPVYALSVLLLITVLLIGEGVGGAKRWISLGIVSFQPSELFKITSILMIAYYLDKVGKRVSNSKILSYVFLIVVLPVLLIIIQPDLGTALSLIFVIFTVVFVSGGSIRNMLIVIGISLASCPFLWGFLRTYQKKRLLVFMNPDVDPLGAGYAIIQSKIAVGAGGLFGYGWKRGYQTHLNFIPEHHTDFIFSTIAEEWGFIGSCVLLLLYAVLLWRMFSIASLVRDKLGLLIIVGVISLFGVQVFINIGMAIGIMPITGLTLPFLSYGGSSLIVNMCLIGLVLNIGMRRFKV